AAGGCAGGGCCGCGCGCGTGTTCCGGACCTTGCCGGACCCGCCATCGAATCCTCGCCGCCGAATTCTTGCGGCCGAATTCTTGGAGTCATGACGGACCGATTATGGTACGTTTATCCGCCACCCGGAGCCACGGAAAACCGACGACGAGGAGGACGGACCATGGGCAAAGGCGATACGCGCACGCGGCGCGGCAAGATTTATAACGGCAGCTACGGCCGGACCCGTCCGCGGCGACCGAAAAAAAAGGCGGTCAAGCGCGGCTGATCGCGGCACCGCGACGGCGCCGGATCTCCCCAGTCCTTCAGTACCCGTTGGCGGCACCGGCCGGATCGGTCGCGGCAGCGGATCCGCCCTGCAACTCGATGTAGCGTTGCCGGTCGGCATCGAACTGCTGGTTCACCCGCTGCATCTCCGCCTGCGCCTGATCGCGAACCTGCCGCTGCTGGCGCAGGAGGATGCGGTTATCCTGAAACTCCTCCTGCAGGCGCGCGGGCATCGGGTGATGCAGGTAGAACTCCGCGTCCTCGTCGAGCCGCTTCCGTTCACGCTGGTATTGGGCGATCGCGGCATCCGCCCGCTGGATGGTGGCCTGCAAGCCGGCCAAGGTCTGTCGGCGCGCAGCTTCGATATCCGCGACGCTGGTATACGTCGTGAGCAGCGCGCGATCCCTCCGCTCCCGCTGGAGTCGGGCCTCCTCCTGTTTTCGCCGGGCTTCGTCGGCGGCTTCCTGCGCCTTCTTCTGTTCCGGGGTCAGCGGCGCAGGAATGATCTCGCGCACGGAACCGTCCGGATTCAGCACCCGGATCTCATGATTGCGGCAGGCCGCCGGGATATAGTCGCCGGTGAACATCTGACCGGATCCGGTCGTGCAGATGTACATCTGGGCGTGCGCAGCCGCTGCCGCGCACAGCGCGGCAGCGACGGGCGCGCGCCAGGACCTATACCCCATACCGCTCCCGGTAGCGCTCCAGCGCCGGCAGGACTTCGCGCGCCGACTGCGCAAACGCCGAACCGGAGTGTAGGAATCGCAACAGGTCGTCGAAGCCGGCAATCGAGATGACCGGGGTCCCCGTCGTGCGCTCGAAGGCCTGCACGGCCGACTCCGAAGACAGCGCGGCGTCGCTCCCGATGCGTTCCTTGCGATCCAGCATGATCACCACCCCCGCGGGCTGCGCACCGTGCGCCCGGATCAACTCGACCGCCTCGCGCTTCGCGGCACCGTCGGTAATCACGTCGTCGATGATCAGGACCCGCCCGCGCAAGGGCGCGCCGACGAGCACGCCACCTTCGCCGTGATCCTTTGCCTCCTTGCGATTGTATGAAAACGGCACGTCGAGCCCGGATTCGGCCAAGGCCATCGCCGTGGCCGCAGCCAGGGCAATCCCCTTGTACGCCGGGCCGAACAGCATGTCGAACTCGATCCGACCCTCCGCCCGCGCGGCGAGGATCGTCTGCGCATAGAATCCCGCGAGTTGCCGCAGGCTGGCCCCGTGGTCGAAACGGCCGGCATTGAAGAAATACGGAGTCCTGCGCCCGCTCTTGGTGGTGAACTCGCCAAAGGACAAAACTCCCGCCCCCAGGGCGAACTCGATAAACCGCTCGGACCGCTCTTGCACGCTCTCCATCCTCCAATCTGATTCCCGTCAGATCGGAGCGTACCGCAAGGCGTGGGCCGACGGCTTCCCGGAAAAAACCCATGCTTCGAATCGTCAGTTGCAACGTCAACGGCCTGCGCTCCGCAGTGACGAAAGGACTCCTGCCCTGGATCACCCGGACCGACCCTGACATCCTGTGCCTGCAGGAGGTAAAGGCGCAGGAGGCGGATCTTCCCGAGGCCCTGCTCCGGCCCGAATCCCGCCATGCGATGTACCACTTCGCCGAAAAGAAGGGATACAGCGGCACGGCGCTGATCGCCAAGACCGCCCCGCGCGACGTCCAGATCGGATTTGGCAATGCCGAGTTCGACCGCGAAGGCCGCTACGTCGAGGCGGAATTCGCCCATGCGACGATCATCAGCGCCTATTTCCCCTCGGGATCCAGTTCGCCGGAGCGCCAGGCCGCGAAATTCCGCTTTCTCGACGTCTTTCTTCCCCATCTGCGCGCGCTGCGACATCGCGGCCGAGAAGTCATCCTGTGCGGCGACGTCAACATCGCGCACCAGGAAATCGACCTCAAGAACTGGCGGTCGAATCAGAAGAATTCCGGATTCCTCCCTGAGGAGCGAGCGTGGATCTCGGCCCTTTTCGAGAAGGAAGGGTGGGTGGACGTCTTCCGCCGAATCGATCCGCGCCCCGAGCAGTACACCTGGTGGAGCAACCGGGGCCGCGCATGGGAAAAGAACGTCGGGTGGCGCATCGACTACCAGATCGCCACCGAAGGCGTTGCCGCGACGGCACGACAGGCCGCGATATTCAAGGAGCAACGCTTCAGCGACCACGCGCCGCTGATCATCGACTACGACTTCGCGCTGTGACGCCTCGGAACGGGTAGATCCGGCTCCTGCGACCAGTAGTACGCGCCGAAGCGCATGCGGTGCGTCGCGCCGTCGCGCCCCTGGTCGGTTTCATGGCGGCGCAGGGCCTCGGCGATCATTTCGCTGCGCACCTGCGCCCACAGTTTGCGGGTCAGTTCCGACAGCGCCTGCGCCGACTCGTCGGTGATGCCGTCGGCAAACACGCTCTGCTCGAGCATCGGGTCCTGCCCGAGCAGGTTGCCCACCGCGGCGCACGCATGGTCGGAGAGGTTCGCCCCGAACAGATCGAGCATCTCGCGCGACCCCGGCGGCGGCACGAAGCCCTCGCGGTTCGGCAGCACCGTCTCGACGCCCTTCACCATCTGCACCTGGACCAGTCCCAGGCGCACCAGCTCCGCCAGCACCGTGTACGGATGCACATCCCGCGTGACGCTGCGCGCCAAGGTCTCGAACGACGGCTCCTCGCCGTGCCGCGCAAGCGGCTTCGGACGCCGGCGCCGGTCCCGATACAGCGGATCCTGGACCCAGCGGGCAAACACCTGCGAGCTGATCGACGCCTCGTGCGCCACCCGATCGCCCAGCCCGCCCTGGCGCCACGCCCGCACGTCCTTGCGGTGCACCCCGCTCAGTGCGCTCAGCGCCGAGTCCGTATCGGCCTGCCCGGTCCGCAGCAGTTCGATGCGCGCCTGCTCGAGGATCAGCGGCTTCAACTGCGCGGCGAGCCGGGTGTAGTCCACCCCGCTCGCCAGCAGCATGCGCAGCATCGGGCCCAGCACGACCGCGGCCGCACGCAAGGCGTCATCGGCCGCCGGCGCGGGCTGCGCGGGAGCGGCAAGGTTGACGATCTGGCGCGACGGACGTCCCATGAATGCAGTATAACAAAAACTCGTGATGAGTGGGATTGTTTCCCATGCTATCGTCACCCCCGGAAACGTCGCATCACGCCCCCGTGACGCCCCCCCCCCTTCGTGGCGGCTCGTCCGGCGCCGATCCCGCCGTCAACCGGCCCCCGCCGAAAAGGAGCGCCAGACCATGCTCGCGATCGCACCACCCGACACCCGGCGCACAACGGCGCCGGAGGATCTCGCCTTGCACCCGCTTCCGGCCGGTCGCGGCGAGGTGGCGCCCCTTCCCGGGATCGCGCTTCGCCGGGCCCTGCTGGAACGCCGGCTGCGGGTGGCCTACCAACCGATCGTCCGCCTGCACGATGCGCGGATCGTGGGTCACGAGGCCCTGGCCCGGATCCTCGATCCGGCCGGGCAGCTCCTGGCGGCGGATTCGTTCATCGATACGGCGGCGGAGATGGCGATCGAACCGTACATCGACAGCGACGCCTCCGAACAGGTCATGACCGCCGCCCATTCGGAACCCAATCCGTTCCTGCCGGATCGAGGCAAGCGTTTCATCAATTGCTCGAGTGCGTTCCTGATCGATCCGACCCGCGTCCAGCGGCTTGCGGAGCGCCACCGCCGCTGGGCCAGGGCCCGGACCTGGTCGCGTGACGAGGACGTCCCGTGGGTTCTGGAAATCACGGAACGCAATCTGGACGTCTGTCCGCAACGGCTGCGCAGCACGGTCGCGCCCCTGCTGGACCTCGGATTCCAGCTCGCGCTCGACGATTTCGGGAGCAAGAACAGCGCGTTTCCCCACCTGCTGCAAATGCCGATCCGCTACCTGAAGATCGACAAGGGCCTGGTACAGGGGGCCATGACGGATGCCCGTTCCGAACTCGCGCTGCATCGCGTGGCGGATCTGGCCCGGGGTCTGGGGATGACCGCCATTGCCGAAGGGATCGAGACCCCGGCGATGCGCGACCGGGTTCTCGCTGCCGGAGTCGCGTGGGGGCAAGGCTATCTCTGGGGCATGCCGTCCCCCCACGCCTCCCATGGAATGCCGCCCGCCCCCCATGACAACACTGTTACGCAAAGTTTCAATCACTGAACGATTTCTGAATACACGATTCAGCAACGATTCATTGCACCCCCGCATAGTCTCGTCATGCCAGTTCGCAACAGAAACGCGGACGCCGATTTTCAAAACCAACCTGATGAGGTCAACCATGTCGAACCAAGCTTCCCATCCCAGCCAACCCGGATTTCTGGGCATCCTTTCGTTCATCCTGATGGCGACGCCGCTGTTGCTCGTGCCGGCCGCATTCCTCGCGTTTGACGATGCCGCCTACCGTGCCCAGACGATCGTCACCGGACTGGAGTGGACCGTCGTTGCCGCGGGAATCGCGCTGGCGCTGCGTGCACTGGCCCGATCCGGCAGCCAACCGGGATCCCGGTCGCCGGCGGAACAGGCGATCTGAGCGGAAAAATCTCCCGCGCCTTCCGGCCGATGCCGGAAGAATCTCCCCGGCGGACCCTGCGGTCCGCCGCTTCTTTTGGGCAGCCGCCGGCCGGGCGCGGCGGCCGCAACCGCGAAAATGAGAATTGGAATCTTTCCGACCACTTAATGTCGGGATATGGTCGTTCGACGTCACCGGAAAATCATCGGCGCGGAATATCGGGGTGCGCGCGCAGCTGGGCGCGGGGCCACGCGGTGATCCGCTTCCCAACAGCGATTCCCGGAGTCCGGAATGACATTCATGATGAACCGCAAGGTGGGCACCCGTCTCGGGGCTGCCTTTGCAATCGTATTGGTCCTGATGGCTTCGGTCATCGCCATCGGCATCGGCGGCATGGCCGCGATGAGCCGCGACACGCAGCTTCTCGCGCAACATCGCGTGGCGCAGCTGATCGCGCTCGGCGAAATGAAGGATCGGGCCGCCGAGATCACCCGCTCGGTACAGGGAATCCTGCTTGAAACCGACCCCGCCCGAATCCGCAAGCAGAGCGAGACCATCGAACGCGATCGCGCCGCAATCGGTCGCATTCTGGACGAGATCGTGCAGCGCGCGCTGACCGGTCACGGAAAGGGCCTGGCGGAAATGGTGCAGAACGCTCGCAACCCGTACGTCGAAAGCCAGGAAGCCCTGATGGCCCTCCTCGCATCCGGCAAGCGGGAGCAGGCGCTGGCCTACCTGAATTCGACGTTCGACGACCGGCAGTCGCGCTACTTCGCCGCGATCAACGCGTATTCGGAGTTCCTAGTCCACCTCGCAACGTCCACGGGCGACAAGGCGGAAACGAATTACCAGTTCGACAAGACGCTGATGCTTGCGATGGGAGCGATCGGACTGGTCCTGGCTTCCCTTCTGGCGCTGCTCGCGACCCGTTCGATCACCGGTCCGATCGCGGAAGCGGCAAAAATCGCCGGCGCGGTCGCATCCGGCGACCTGACGGTGCGGGTTGCCGCGCCGCCCAGTACCGATGAGGTCGGAAAACTCCTTGCCGCCCTCGGAACGATGACCGAGGGCCTGGTCAAAATCGTCCGCGACGTCCGAACCGGCGTTGATTCGGTATCGACGGCAAGCGGCCAGATCGCCGCGGGCAACCTCGACCTTTCGAGCCGCACCGAGGAACAGGCGTCCTCGCTCGAACAGACTGCGGCCTCGATGAAGGAACTGGCAGATACGATCCACCAAAGCTCCGAGCGGGCCCAGCAAGCGAATCAACTCGCCGGGTCGGCACGGGACGCCGCCATCGGCGGCGGCGCGGTCGTCGACCAGGTCGTTCGAACCATGGGAGAGATCGCTACGGCGGGTGGGCGGATGACCGAGATCATCAACGTGATCGACGGCATCGCGTTCCAGACGAACATTCTGGCTCTGAACGCTGCGGTCGAGGCGGCGCGCGCCGGCGAGCAAGGGCGCGGGTTCGCCGTCGTCGCCGGCGAAGTGCGGAATCTCGCGCAGCGCAGCGCCCAAGCCGCCCAGGAAATCAAACAGATGATCCAGAGCAGCGCCCAGAAGATCGAGGCGGGGTCGAAGCTGGTGGCCGACGCCGGAGCCTCGATGGAGGAAATCGTCCGGCAGGTGACGCAGATTACCGACCTGATCGGGGAAATCAACGGCTCGGTGATGGAGCAAAGCACCGGAATCGCCCAGATCAATAGCGCCGTGATGCAAATGGATCAGGCGACGCAACAGAATGCGGCGCTGGTCGAGGAGTCCGCGGCCGCCGCCGACAGCCTGCGGAAGCAGGCCGACGAGCTTGCCCATACCGTGGCGATGTTCCGCCTGTCCGGGCTCGAGGCGCGGCAAGCCGCCGAGCCGGCTCGGGCGTGGTCCGGGATGGACTTCCAGGCGGCTCCGGCCGTGTCCTGACGGCAGCGTCGCTCGACGGGCGCCGTCGCGGAACGCGTCAGGCGTCGGCGGCCATGCCGCGGGATGGGGGGCGGTATGCTGGCGGCCGCGCGGTTTTCCGCCCGGCACCATGCGTTTTGCGCGCGGAGGTTGCCGCTCGGCAATCGCGATGCGCGCGGCCGCATGCCGCGACACCCCACGAAGGAGCCTCTTTGAACGGCAACCCGGCATCCGGA
This genomic window from Burkholderiales bacterium GJ-E10 contains:
- a CDS encoding methyl-accepting chemotaxis sensory transducer, with protein sequence MTFMMNRKVGTRLGAAFAIVLVLMASVIAIGIGGMAAMSRDTQLLAQHRVAQLIALGEMKDRAAEITRSVQGILLETDPARIRKQSETIERDRAAIGRILDEIVQRALTGHGKGLAEMVQNARNPYVESQEALMALLASGKREQALAYLNSTFDDRQSRYFAAINAYSEFLVHLATSTGDKAETNYQFDKTLMLAMGAIGLVLASLLALLATRSITGPIAEAAKIAGAVASGDLTVRVAAPPSTDEVGKLLAALGTMTEGLVKIVRDVRTGVDSVSTASGQIAAGNLDLSSRTEEQASSLEQTAASMKELADTIHQSSERAQQANQLAGSARDAAIGGGAVVDQVVRTMGEIATAGGRMTEIINVIDGIAFQTNILALNAAVEAARAGEQGRGFAVVAGEVRNLAQRSAQAAQEIKQMIQSSAQKIEAGSKLVADAGASMEEIVRQVTQITDLIGEINGSVMEQSTGIAQINSAVMQMDQATQQNAALVEESAAAADSLRKQADELAHTVAMFRLSGLEARQAAEPARAWSGMDFQAAPAVS
- a CDS encoding orotate phosphoribosyltransferase, with protein sequence MESVQERSERFIEFALGAGVLSFGEFTTKSGRRTPYFFNAGRFDHGASLRQLAGFYAQTILAARAEGRIEFDMLFGPAYKGIALAAATAMALAESGLDVPFSYNRKEAKDHGEGGVLVGAPLRGRVLIIDDVITDGAAKREAVELIRAHGAQPAGVVIMLDRKERIGSDAALSSESAVQAFERTTGTPVISIAGFDDLLRFLHSGSAFAQSAREVLPALERYRERYGV
- a CDS encoding exodeoxyribonuclease III translates to MLRIVSCNVNGLRSAVTKGLLPWITRTDPDILCLQEVKAQEADLPEALLRPESRHAMYHFAEKKGYSGTALIAKTAPRDVQIGFGNAEFDREGRYVEAEFAHATIISAYFPSGSSSPERQAAKFRFLDVFLPHLRALRHRGREVILCGDVNIAHQEIDLKNWRSNQKNSGFLPEERAWISALFEKEGWVDVFRRIDPRPEQYTWWSNRGRAWEKNVGWRIDYQIATEGVAATARQAAIFKEQRFSDHAPLIIDYDFAL